In Methanomassiliicoccales archaeon, a genomic segment contains:
- a CDS encoding pyruvoyl-dependent arginine decarboxylase produces the protein MNLVPKKFFITSGCAVSKISDLNAFDEALKCARIGEQNLVSVSSVLPIGAKQVPAREMPMGTVTFCVLAQMRGGEGEMISAGIAYAFCKDGKGGYVAEGHMHGTKKALKEVLEWKMSEMAKLRGIELRTIHYAIEELSVPMDHYGACIGACVFVEY, from the coding sequence ATGAACCTAGTCCCCAAGAAGTTCTTCATCACTTCTGGTTGCGCCGTGAGCAAGATCTCTGACCTCAACGCGTTCGATGAGGCTTTGAAGTGCGCAAGGATCGGAGAGCAGAACCTGGTCTCGGTTTCATCCGTGCTGCCCATCGGTGCCAAGCAGGTACCGGCCCGGGAAATGCCCATGGGCACGGTCACCTTCTGTGTACTGGCCCAGATGCGAGGGGGCGAAGGTGAGATGATCTCCGCCGGCATCGCCTACGCCTTCTGCAAGGACGGCAAAGGAGGATACGTCGCGGAAGGACATATGCACGGCACGAAGAAAGCCCTCAAGGAAGTCCTGGAGTGGAAGATGAGCGAGATGGCCAAGCTGCGCGGCATCGAGCTGCGCACCATCCACTATGCCATCGAGGAATTGTCCGTCCCCATGGACCATTACGGTGCTTGCATAG
- a CDS encoding DUF835 domain-containing protein: MPTYNPFFVMPGSALLDLREELELIEDKEAAQTLARYGYRAGVGLIKALGVETRSTDELKDMLPQIWSETGLSRMRVESASEDEIRIAFEESIEATKGRKCDFTRGYLSGVVSTLLRRRFSSTESECIAQGKERCVHVLLPVEEGTQAAEKPVRTPSKFELERGYSYLIESEDPYAGFDVFVDLVSHGATGMSIVREYPEKLKKRFDLGPPYIWLSYERDIKYAREPTNVPLIYSEVKSFLDEAEGGVVLISGLEYLVSQNTFIKVLKFLQLLNENVAVKDAVLLLPLSPQALNTHEVKMLEREMRIFRSDGEK, translated from the coding sequence GTGCCGACGTACAACCCGTTCTTCGTCATGCCCGGGTCAGCGTTGCTGGACCTGAGGGAGGAACTGGAGCTCATCGAGGACAAGGAGGCCGCCCAGACCCTGGCCCGCTATGGCTACCGGGCGGGAGTGGGGCTGATCAAGGCCTTGGGCGTGGAGACGAGGTCCACGGATGAGCTCAAGGACATGCTCCCCCAAATATGGTCGGAGACCGGGTTGAGCAGGATGAGGGTGGAGAGCGCCTCGGAGGACGAGATCAGGATCGCCTTCGAGGAATCGATAGAGGCGACGAAGGGAAGGAAGTGCGATTTCACCCGCGGCTATCTGTCCGGAGTGGTATCCACGCTGCTCAGGAGAAGATTCTCTTCCACCGAGAGCGAATGCATCGCCCAAGGAAAGGAGAGATGTGTGCATGTCCTGCTTCCGGTGGAGGAGGGGACGCAAGCGGCCGAGAAGCCTGTGCGAACCCCTTCGAAGTTCGAACTGGAGCGAGGGTATTCCTATCTGATCGAGTCCGAGGACCCCTACGCCGGCTTCGATGTCTTTGTGGACCTGGTCTCTCACGGAGCCACGGGAATGAGCATCGTGCGCGAATATCCAGAGAAGCTCAAGAAGCGCTTCGACCTCGGCCCCCCCTACATCTGGCTGTCCTACGAACGCGACATCAAGTACGCCCGGGAGCCGACGAACGTCCCGCTCATCTACTCGGAGGTGAAGAGCTTCCTCGATGAGGCGGAGGGGGGTGTGGTCCTGATCTCCGGACTGGAGTACCTCGTCAGCCAGAACACGTTCATCAAGGTGCTCAAATTCCTGCAGCTACTGAACGAGAATGTGGCCGTTAAGGATGCGGTGCTGCTATTGCCCCTCAGTCCCCAGGCGTTGAACACACACGAGGTCAAGATGCTAGAACGGGAGATGCGCATCTTCCGGTCGGACGGCGAAAAATAG
- a CDS encoding GTP-binding protein, giving the protein MERKRYIRKVCLLGDGGVGKTSLVHRFVEDVFNDKYIVSFGTKVSKKVLVFEDVELTLMIWDVLGQKGDDSLHAAYYKGANGALLVGDMTRPETMEHLKGWRDDFLKVEKDARLVLAGNKADLEARLTEDELGSLAQELGADLVRTSALTGEGVQETFDRLGRKLMGGA; this is encoded by the coding sequence ATGGAGCGGAAGCGTTACATCAGGAAGGTCTGCCTGCTCGGGGACGGCGGAGTGGGAAAGACCAGCCTGGTGCATAGGTTCGTGGAGGACGTCTTCAACGACAAATACATCGTCTCCTTCGGCACCAAGGTGTCGAAGAAGGTGCTGGTTTTCGAGGACGTCGAACTGACCCTGATGATCTGGGACGTGCTCGGCCAGAAGGGAGATGACTCGCTGCACGCCGCCTACTACAAAGGAGCGAACGGCGCCCTGCTGGTGGGGGACATGACCCGACCAGAGACGATGGAGCATCTAAAGGGATGGAGGGACGATTTCCTCAAAGTGGAGAAGGACGCCCGACTGGTCTTGGCCGGCAACAAGGCCGACCTGGAGGCCAGACTGACCGAGGATGAACTGGGTTCTCTGGCACAGGAACTGGGAGCGGACCTGGTCCGCACCAGCGCTTTGACGGGCGAGGGCGTGCAGGAGACTTTCGATAGATTGGGAAGGAAGCTCATGGGAGGTGCCTGA